Proteins from one Malania oleifera isolate guangnan ecotype guangnan chromosome 4, ASM2987363v1, whole genome shotgun sequence genomic window:
- the LOC131154089 gene encoding cardiolipin synthase (CMP-forming), mitochondrial — protein sequence MAIFRSLKTLIRKPNRGRPAFLTFSPSATPHPSPSPPLSLSSALLLTYSRSRFLSPLARWMMPFPSPLFLSSPPWKLSQSATPLYVQCDAFLLRNVDKAPSLATFPIRLGLRSSSSSRLLNGIERKFSDGDAGVIGSGFALNFVNLPNLISISRMVSGPLIGWMITNEYYLSAFVGLAISGASDWLDGYMARKMRINSVIGSYLDPLADKVLIGCVALAMVHENLLHPGLVGLFVLRDGILICGALYKRASNLGWLWKSWFDFFNIDETSAQKIEPLFLSKVNTVFQLVLVAAALLQPEFGTPETQSFITYLSWLVASTTVASTAGYGMQHIRKRYVSVTRNR from the exons ATGGCGATCTTCAGATCTTTAAAAACCCTAATCAGAAAACCCAACAGAGGTCGACCAGCCTTCCTCACTTTTTCTCCCTCCGCCACCCCACACCCCTCCCCGTCTCCCCCACTCTCTCTTTCCTCCGCCCTCCTCCTCACCTACTCTCGCTCTAGGTTCCTCTCTCCTCTAGCCCGATGGATGATGCCCTTCCCCAGCCCCCTCTTCCTCTCTTCTCCGCCCTGGAAGCTCTCTCAGTCCGCCACTCCTCTCTATGTCCAATGCGATGCCTTTCTTCTGCGAAACGTTGACAAGGCTCCGAGTCTGGCGACTTTTCCCATCAGACTAGGATTACGCTCGTCATCCTCTTCCCGCTTGCTCAATGGGATCGAACGGAAGTTCAGCGATGGCGATGCCGGTGTTATTGGCAGTGGGTTCGCCTTGAATTTTGTTAATTTGCCGAATTTGATATCGATAAGCCGAATGGTTTCGGGCCCATTGATTGGATG GATGATCACAAATGAATATTATCTCTCTGCATTTGTGGGGTTAGCTATCTCTGGAGCTAGTGACTGG CTTGATGGATACATGGCTAGGAAGATGAGAATCAATTCTGTAATTGGTTCCTACCTTGATCCCCTTGCCGACAAG GTCTTAATTGGATGTGTTGCTTTGGCAATGGTACATGAGAATCTTTTGCACC CTGGGCTGGTTGGACTCTTTGTTCTGCGAGATGGTATCCTCATTTGTGGTGCACTTTATAAAAGGGCAAGCAACTTGGGTTGGCTG TGGAAAAGTTGGTTTGATTTCTTTAACATTGATGAGACCAGTGCCCAGAAGATTGAACCTCTCTTTCTTAGCAAG GTTAATACAGTATTCCAACTGGTTTTAGTCGCTGCAGCTCTTCTTCAACCAGAATTTGGAACACCAGAAACTCAATCATTCATTACCTATTTGAG CTGGTTAGTGGCCTCAACAACAGTGGCTTCCACTGCAGGCTATGGCATGCAACACATAAGGAAGAGATATGTGTCAGTTACTAGGAATCGCTAA
- the LOC131153669 gene encoding probable serine/threonine-protein kinase PBL23: MRCFTCCRARVANGDSLKKNNKKNNSRSFKDNKENTLVTFIKSISAKSGSIQQRNLAGEVLKLGNARITAEVFTFGELATATNNFSAESLVGEGGFGRVYKGHIKSIDKVVAVKRLERKGLQGNREFLVEVLMLNLVQHPNLVNLIGYCADGDQRILVYEYMPNGSLEDHFLDSQARRKPLHWNARIKIAAGAAKGLEYLHETADPPIIFRDFKASNVLLDEDYNPKLSDFGLAKLAPAGGKAVVSTRVMGTYGYCAPEYASSGQLTTKSDVYSFGVVFLEMITGRRVIDNTRPSEEQNLIEWAEPLLKDRKNFKSMADPLLEGKYPLKGLYQALAVAAMCLQEEASTRPLISDVVTALEYLATVETQEETDAESKHAAEAES, translated from the exons ATGAGGTGCTTCACATGCTGCAGGGCTAGGGTAGCCAATGGCGATTCTTTGAAGAAGAACAATAAGAAGAATAATAGTAGGAGCTTCAAAGACAATAAAGAGAATACATTAGTCACATTCATCAAAAGTATCTCAGCAAAATCAG GTAGCATCCAGCAGAGGAACCTAGCAGGAGAGGTACTAAAACTTGGAAATGCAAGAATTACTGCTGAGGTTTTTACATTCGGCGAATTGGCTACAGCAACTAACAACTTCAGTGCTGAGTCTCTAGTAGGTGAGGGCGGATTTGGGAGGGTTTACAAAGGACACATTAAGAGCATAGATAAG GTTGTCGCCGTGAAGAGGCTCGAGAGGAAAGGGTTGCAAGGAAACAGAGAATTCCTTGTGGAAGTTTTGATGTTAAATCTGGTTCAACACCCAAACCTTGTCAATTTGATTGGCTATTGTGCTGATGGAGATCAGAGAATATTAGTATATGAATACATGCCCAATGGATCTCTGGAAGACCACTTTCTAG attcACAAGCCAGACGTAAGCCTCTACATTGGAATGCTAGGATAAAAATAGCTGCGGGAGCAGCCAAAGGGCTTGAATACTTGCATGAAACTGCAGACCCTCCAATCATCTTCAGAGACTTCAAGGCTTCAAATGTATTGTTGGATGAAGATTATAATCCTAAGCTGTCCGATTTTGGACTCGCTAAGCTAGCCCCGGCTGGAGGCAAGGCAGTTGTGTCCACAAGGGTGATGGGGACCTATGGCTATTGCGCACCAGAGTATGCATCATCAGGTCAGCTGACCACAAAGTCCGATGTTTACAGTTTTGGTGTTGTGTTCCTCGAAATGATCACAGGAAGGAGAGTCATCGACAATACGAGACCCTCTGAAGAACAGAACCTCATTGAATGG GCAGAGCCTCTGCTGAAGGACAGAAAGAACTTTAAGTCAATGGCTGATCCACTGCTTGAAGGCAAGTACCCATTGAAGGGTCTCTACCAAGCTCTTGCAGTTGCAGCCATGTGCCTGCAAGAGGAAGCTAGCACCCGACCATTGATAAGCGATGTCGTAACAGCCCTCGAGTATTTAGCAACAGTCGAAACACAAGAAGAAACAGATGCAGAATCCAAACATGCTGCAGAAGCAGAATCATAA
- the LOC131154088 gene encoding small ribosomal subunit protein mS86 (rPPR1)-like, with amino-acid sequence MAIFSRLRCLKSLQRRHFSSILSPNSATPLTSDQKSRAALSLVKSEKNPERILDICRAASLTPECHLDRIVFSVAISKLTESNYFEGIRSFLEELKTRPDLRNERFISHAIVLYGQAGMLDHAVRTFKEMQELGITRSTKCLNALLFSCILAKKYSEVRRIFIDFPKSYGIKPDLDTYNTVIKAFCESGSSSSVYSILAEMDRKGVKPNATSFKTLIAGFYREERSEDVGKVLELMKKHDICTGLSTFNIRIQSLCKLKKSSEAKALLEEMIRRRMKPNAVTFCHLIHGFGKEGNLDEAKRLFTDMVNRGCKPDSDCYFTLVHFLCRGADFDTALQICKESMTKGWVPNFSTMKSLVDGLVSISKVEEAREVIRQIKEKFSKNVDMWDEIEAGLP; translated from the coding sequence ATGGCTATATTCTCCCGGCTTCGTTGCCTGAAGTCGCTCCAACGCCGCCATTTCTCTTCAATCTTAAGCCCCAACTCCGCCACTCCTCTCACCAGCGATCAAAAGTCTCGGGCGGCTCTCTCTCTCGTCAAATCCGAGAAAAACCCTGAACGCATCCTCGACATCTGCCGCGCCGCCTCCCTCACTCCAGAGTGCCACCTGGACCGCATCGTCTTCTCCGTCGCAATATCCAAACTCACCGAATCCAATTACTTCGAGGGCATCCGCTCGTTCCTCGAGGAACTGAAGACCCGCCCCGACCTCCGGAACGAGCGGTTCATATCTCACGCTATTGTCCTCTACGGCCAGGCCGGGATGCTGGATCATGCCGTTCGCACTTTTAAGGAAATGCAGGAACTAGGCATCACCCGTTCGACGAAATGCCTCAATGCGCTGCTGTTCTCTTGCATTCTTGCTAAGAAGTACAGTGAGGTACGCAGGATATTTATTGATTTCCCGAAAAGTTATGGGATTAAGCCGGATTTAGATACTTACAATACTGTGATTAAGGCTTTTTGTGAGTCGGGTTCATCTAGTTCGGTGTATTCGATCTTAGCCGAGATGGATAGGAAGGGGGTTAAGCCAAATGCAACTTCTTTTAAGACTTTGATTGCTGGGTTCTATAGGGAAGAGAGGTCTGAAGATGTGGGGAAGGTTTTGGAGTTGATGAAAAAGCATGATATTTGTACGGGGCTTAGTACATTCAACATTAGGATTCAGAGTTTGTGTAAGCTGAAGAAGTCATCGGAGGCAAAGGCATTGTTGGAAGAGATGATTAGGAGGCGGATGAAGCCAAATGCTGTTACATTTTGCCATCTGATTCATGGGTTCGGTAAAGAAGGGAATTTGGATGAAGCAAAGAGGCTGTTTACGGATATGGTGAACAGGGGTTGCAAACCAGACAGTGATTGCTACTTCACTCTTGTTCACTTCCTCTGCCGGGGGGCTGATTTCGATACTGCATTGCAGATTTGTAAGGAGAGTATGACGAAGGGTTGGGTCCCAAATTTTTCGACCATGAAGTCTCTTGTGGACGGGCTTGTGAGCATTTCGAAAGTTGAAGAGGCAAGGGAAGTTATTAGGcaaatcaaagaaaaattctcaaaaaatgtTGATATGTGGGATGAAATTGAAGCAGGTCTGCCATAG
- the LOC131154090 gene encoding uncharacterized protein LOC131154090: MKTKEGMLQTQSKSKKDTDPPLFFTHKPPASFKLYQKMLYEASTAVSFPEKMAAAAPVKIGTRGTVGSLVMKEIEYFSKLELEHRASCSRVPRPVDVGSSSGHSRPSFWSLTMTWKRKKRRGSGSGFLPNICSAVEVAESHRLNGVPGFNYRILKSDENNLNT, translated from the coding sequence ATGAAGACAAAAGAAGGGATGCTCCAAACTCAAAGCAAAAGCAAAAAGGACACAGATCCACCACTCTTCTTCACCCACAAGCCTCCAGCATCCTTCAAGCTGTATCAAAAGATGTTATATGAGGCCAGCACAGCTGTCAGCTTCCCTGAGAAAATGGCTGCAGCCGCTCCTGTCAAGATAGGCACAAGAGGAACTGTGGGATCTCTTGTCATGAAGGAAATTGAGTACTTCAGCAAGCTCGAGTTAGAGCACCGAGCAAGTTGTTCTCGAGTGCCTCGGCCGGTGGATGTCGGTTCAAGCAGTGGCCATTCCAGGCCAAGTTTCTGGTCCCTCACAATGACTTGGAAAAGGAAGAAGCGAAGAGGAAGTGGGAGCGGGTTCCTTCCAAACATCTGCTCTGCTGTGGAAGTTGCAGAAAGCCATCGGTTGAATGGAGTTCCCGGTTTCAATTACAGGATCCTGAAAAGTGATGAGAACAACTTGAACACCTAG